One Erythrobacter aureus DNA segment encodes these proteins:
- a CDS encoding type IV secretion system protein: MSVNCQQAAEGVGNGVAAALRGVDCIAGEASAAAFGRLFAPGGSLGTVLTLVLTLFIALFAFALLTGRTNIGIRSLVPRMMTLGLVLTFATSWIAYQSVVWNLAVATPDYLAGILTGAKGSATDTFAQKIDVVFIAIQEASGANEEFSAFSPEGMMWLGAMLFMLGTVGLLVTTKIALGVLVALGPIFVVLALFNGTRGLFTGWIKGLTMCALAPLFAVLGGSIMLELAVPILTALTATPGQVDPQAGMAFFMIGAVHVALMVLVLKVAGAMVAGWTVFGLASDRDEKSAPVAVPHQAAPAAALTQAQAVSQASSQARRIDVSAVPTAHAANDGAAPGAGGGARVTKVYATSSGSAPQSPTSKARARGSGIGSRFKSATPKALDRSMEKHA, encoded by the coding sequence ATGAGCGTGAACTGCCAGCAGGCCGCCGAAGGGGTCGGCAACGGTGTCGCGGCGGCACTGCGCGGTGTCGACTGTATCGCGGGTGAAGCGAGCGCTGCCGCGTTCGGCCGCCTGTTCGCGCCGGGCGGCTCGCTCGGCACGGTTCTGACGCTGGTTCTCACGCTGTTCATCGCGCTGTTCGCCTTTGCCCTGCTGACCGGGCGCACCAATATCGGCATTCGCAGCCTCGTCCCGCGTATGATGACGCTTGGCCTCGTACTCACCTTCGCGACGAGCTGGATCGCTTATCAGAGCGTGGTCTGGAACCTCGCAGTGGCCACTCCCGATTATCTCGCTGGCATCCTGACCGGGGCGAAGGGGTCGGCCACCGACACCTTCGCGCAGAAGATCGATGTCGTTTTCATCGCGATTCAGGAAGCGAGCGGCGCGAATGAAGAATTCTCCGCCTTCTCGCCCGAAGGCATGATGTGGCTGGGCGCGATGCTGTTCATGCTCGGCACGGTCGGGCTGCTGGTGACGACCAAGATCGCACTCGGCGTTCTTGTCGCACTGGGGCCGATCTTCGTGGTCTTGGCGCTGTTCAACGGCACCCGCGGATTGTTCACTGGCTGGATCAAGGGGCTGACCATGTGCGCGCTAGCCCCGCTGTTCGCGGTGCTTGGCGGCAGCATCATGCTCGAACTCGCCGTGCCGATCCTCACCGCATTGACCGCCACGCCCGGCCAGGTCGATCCGCAGGCCGGAATGGCCTTTTTCATGATCGGCGCGGTCCATGTCGCTTTGATGGTTCTCGTCCTCAAGGTTGCAGGGGCCATGGTTGCGGGCTGGACTGTCTTCGGCCTCGCCTCCGACCGGGATGAGAAATCGGCCCCTGTCGCGGTGCCGCATCAGGCAGCACCTGCCGCCGCACTCACGCAGGCGCAGGCGGTCAGCCAGGCCAGCTCGCAGGCGCGCAGGATCGACGTTTCGGCAGTGCCGACCGCGCATGCCGCCAATGATGGCGCTGCCCCGGGCGCAGGCGGAGGCGCGCGCGTCACCAAGGTTTATGCGACGTCTTCGGGTTCCGCCCCGCAATCACCCACCAGCAAGGCCCGCGCCCGCGGGTCGGGCATCGGCAGCCGGTTCAAATCCGCGACGCCCAAGGCCCTGGACCGTTCTATGGAGAAACACGCATGA